A genome region from Nocardia sp. NBC_01730 includes the following:
- a CDS encoding GNAT family N-acetyltransferase translates to MSHTLPDGFSLVEGIPEDRYPEWLGCWLTTLATPTDPDPAIVDFHRQVYPPERAIAIQDNHGYGATNTSLDCDLVLPGGAAVPAALCTGGFCHPTLTRRGLMTIMLDRLYRRAAEEEKALCADSPSEWPIYQRFGHGPAVWYEYAEIDVRRAGLRDDVPGAGIRPRRVIGKEAGKTAQRVYALQAAATPGEVIPPAAFWDRLSTEPSSPALETTLSLSGPGGGPRHCAAIENRGFVSYRITPGWTPEQAPNGVLKVIDFLAADSETAGALWRYLFSIDMIGEIHVRRLPMDDPLRWWVTDARWIRSLRRDGLWLRLLDVPRTLEARQWSADGVLTIRVHDARGYTAGTYRLEVDSGVGVCRRTTAEHDLEMDVSTLGAIVLGGTSASGVHRGGRLHARDPRHVRLWDVMATPERAPFVSYLL, encoded by the coding sequence GTGAGCCACACCCTGCCTGATGGATTCAGTCTCGTAGAAGGAATTCCCGAGGATCGTTATCCCGAATGGCTGGGCTGCTGGTTGACCACGCTCGCTACCCCGACCGACCCGGATCCGGCCATTGTGGACTTCCACCGCCAGGTCTATCCGCCCGAGCGAGCCATCGCGATCCAGGACAACCACGGGTACGGCGCGACGAACACTTCGCTGGACTGCGACCTGGTTCTGCCAGGTGGCGCCGCGGTGCCGGCGGCCTTGTGCACCGGTGGTTTCTGCCACCCGACACTTACTCGACGGGGGCTGATGACGATCATGCTGGATCGGCTGTACCGACGGGCCGCGGAGGAGGAGAAGGCTTTGTGCGCGGATTCGCCCTCGGAGTGGCCCATCTACCAGCGATTCGGGCACGGCCCTGCTGTCTGGTACGAATATGCTGAGATCGATGTGCGCCGGGCGGGTTTGCGCGACGATGTGCCCGGAGCAGGCATCCGGCCGCGGCGAGTCATCGGGAAAGAGGCCGGGAAAACTGCCCAGCGGGTGTACGCACTGCAGGCCGCAGCGACCCCTGGCGAAGTCATTCCCCCCGCGGCCTTCTGGGATCGGCTTTCCACCGAGCCGTCCTCGCCCGCATTGGAGACGACACTGTCGCTCAGCGGTCCCGGCGGCGGACCACGGCATTGTGCCGCGATCGAAAACCGCGGCTTCGTCTCGTACCGGATCACCCCGGGTTGGACACCGGAGCAGGCACCCAATGGTGTGCTGAAGGTTATCGACTTTCTGGCGGCCGACAGCGAAACCGCAGGTGCGCTGTGGCGGTATCTGTTCTCGATCGACATGATCGGCGAGATCCACGTGCGGCGGCTGCCGATGGACGATCCGCTGCGCTGGTGGGTCACTGACGCACGGTGGATTCGGAGTCTCCGCCGGGACGGGCTTTGGCTGCGCCTGCTCGACGTACCCAGGACGCTGGAGGCCCGTCAGTGGTCGGCCGACGGCGTACTCACGATTCGGGTGCACGACGCCAGGGGCTATACAGCGGGGACCTACCGTCTGGAAGTCGACAGCGGAGTGGGTGTGTGCCGACGTACGACAGCAGAGCACGACCTCGAGATGGACGTGTCGACCCTGGGCGCGATCGTGCTTGGTGGGACCTCGGCTTCCGGCGTCCATCGGGGTGGACGCCTTCACGCCCGAGACCCTCGCCATGTGCGGCTCTGGGATGTCATGGCCACTCCAGAGCGTGCACCCTTTGTGTCCTACTTGCTCTAG